A region of Beijerinckia sp. 28-YEA-48 DNA encodes the following proteins:
- the gloB gene encoding hydroxyacylglutathione hydrolase: MAAQIHQFMCLQDNFGVLIHDPATGATASIDAPEAGPILAALAEKGWTLTDILVTHHHDDHIGGIPALREKFPKVRVVGPAPDRERVPGADVYVGEGDKVKVGNLEAQVFETPGHTRGHITYFFPVDKMLFAGDTLFALGCGRAFEAPGAVLYQSVMKLAALPGDTKLYCGHEYTLSNGKFALAVDPDNTALQARMQDIIALRDKQQPTLPSLLSVELATNPFLRANDPAIRKQLDMAGAEPAAVFTELRERKNKF; encoded by the coding sequence ATGGCTGCGCAAATTCATCAGTTTATGTGTCTTCAGGACAATTTCGGCGTCCTCATCCACGATCCGGCCACGGGCGCGACCGCCTCGATCGATGCACCGGAAGCGGGTCCGATTCTCGCCGCGCTGGCGGAAAAAGGCTGGACGCTCACCGATATTCTCGTCACCCACCACCATGACGATCACATCGGCGGCATTCCCGCCCTGCGCGAGAAATTCCCCAAGGTACGCGTCGTGGGCCCGGCTCCCGACCGTGAGCGCGTTCCAGGTGCCGATGTTTATGTCGGCGAAGGCGACAAGGTGAAAGTGGGCAATCTCGAAGCGCAGGTTTTCGAAACGCCCGGCCATACACGCGGCCACATCACTTACTTCTTCCCCGTAGACAAAATGCTCTTCGCCGGCGACACGCTGTTCGCGCTCGGCTGCGGCCGCGCCTTCGAGGCGCCAGGCGCGGTGCTGTATCAATCGGTCATGAAGCTCGCGGCGCTGCCTGGCGACACCAAGCTCTATTGCGGCCATGAATACACATTGTCCAACGGCAAGTTCGCGCTGGCGGTCGATCCCGACAACACGGCGCTGCAGGCGCGCATGCAGGACATCATCGCCCTGCGCGACAAACAGCAGCCCACCTTGCCTTCGCTGCTCTCTGTCGAACTGGCGACCAATCCGTTCCTGCGCGCCAACGATCCGGCCATCCGCAAGCAGCTCGACATGGCGGGCGCTGAACCGGCAGCAGTGTTCACCGAATTGCGCGAACGCAAGAACAAGTTCTGA
- a CDS encoding phospholipase, translated as MAQPVIDGPRREAPSGKVKQLIVILHGYGADGNDLITIGAEWQKIFPDAVCVAPNAHEACQQMPMGRQWFNLTDRNPHERWNGACSAQPVIDAFVDAEMAKYGLTDKDVAFVGFSQGAMMALHTGLRRKQRPAGILSFSGLLIGPEHLKETVSYTAATAPPIFMLHGSADGVVPVQSLFMSTNALGEAGIPSQWHLSVGLEHNIDPQGILLGALFLANCFGLPYPAVLRR; from the coding sequence ATGGCGCAACCGGTGATCGACGGTCCGCGGCGCGAGGCGCCGTCGGGCAAGGTCAAACAATTGATCGTCATCCTTCATGGCTATGGCGCTGACGGCAATGACCTCATCACCATCGGTGCCGAATGGCAGAAGATTTTCCCCGATGCGGTCTGTGTCGCTCCCAATGCGCACGAGGCCTGCCAGCAGATGCCGATGGGCCGGCAATGGTTCAACCTCACCGATCGCAATCCGCACGAGCGCTGGAACGGCGCCTGTTCAGCCCAGCCGGTGATCGACGCTTTTGTCGATGCGGAAATGGCTAAATACGGCCTGACCGATAAGGATGTCGCGTTCGTAGGCTTCAGCCAGGGCGCGATGATGGCGCTGCACACGGGCCTTCGCCGCAAGCAGCGGCCCGCCGGCATCCTCAGCTTTTCAGGCCTCTTGATTGGCCCCGAACATCTAAAAGAGACGGTGAGCTACACAGCCGCGACGGCCCCGCCGATCTTCATGCTGCACGGCAGCGCCGATGGCGTCGTGCCTGTCCAGTCCTTGTTCATGAGCACCAACGCGCTCGGTGAAGCGGGCATTCCAAGCCAATGGCATCTCAGCGTCGGCCTGGAACACAACATCGATCCGCAAGGCATCCTGCTTGGCGCATTGTTCCTCGCCAACTGCTTCGGCCTGCCCTATCCGGCGGTCCTGCGACGTTAA
- a CDS encoding bifunctional diguanylate cyclase/phosphodiesterase, with protein sequence MNERPANHPRQNDNEIKAFAPNPIDILNSIGAVVYTWDIASDQITWGPNAEQVLGIPATEVDSGAAFHDLLAMDSRTSRFDSVIHSAENDAGGGVAFSIQYGLRINPLSGERAATTWFDDTGRWFTNELGRPALVHGVIRNLSALGLATPADQTAHFDPLAGTLNRTRLADHITRQLENARRRQSTFGFLLLAIDDLAEINRRHSFDIGDELLANLGQRLRGQMRITDTVSRYAGNRFAMLLECCDHAKLIAAAERIERIIAESPFATSAGRLPCKIRMGGVVAPVDARNAQAVFQNAEEALSVAKTRVAERFVKYEPSLAQNDQRRRAQFMADTIVEALNDRRITIAMQPIVSRATGEPALYEALLRLRLEGGEVLSPANIFPIAEKNELVQLLDRRVLELALVRMSADPSLHVSVNMSGKTVHDIRWVDDVAALLRLHPGCAERLVVEFTETCAIEDIEMTARVIGAIKALGVKVAMDDFGAGHTSFRNLRRLDIDMLKIDGAFIQNLTRSADDRFFVRTLIELARHLSIPVVAEWVEDKDTADLLSEWQVDYFQGDYFGRAEEQPAGNDAGAAKISAA encoded by the coding sequence GTGAACGAACGGCCGGCCAACCATCCCCGTCAGAACGACAATGAAATCAAGGCCTTTGCACCAAACCCGATCGACATCCTGAATTCGATCGGCGCCGTGGTCTACACCTGGGACATCGCCAGCGACCAGATCACCTGGGGGCCGAATGCCGAGCAAGTACTTGGTATCCCAGCCACCGAAGTCGATTCAGGCGCCGCCTTCCATGATCTGCTGGCGATGGATTCGCGCACGTCGCGGTTCGATTCGGTGATCCACAGTGCCGAGAACGACGCCGGCGGCGGCGTCGCCTTCAGCATCCAATATGGCCTGCGCATCAACCCGCTCTCCGGCGAGCGCGCTGCGACCACCTGGTTCGACGACACCGGCCGTTGGTTCACCAACGAATTGGGGCGTCCCGCCCTGGTCCACGGCGTCATCCGCAACCTCTCGGCCCTGGGCCTGGCCACGCCGGCCGATCAAACCGCTCATTTCGATCCGCTGGCCGGCACCCTCAACCGCACCCGCCTCGCCGATCACATTACGCGCCAACTCGAAAATGCCCGGCGTCGCCAGTCGACCTTCGGCTTTCTCCTCCTGGCGATCGATGATCTTGCCGAGATCAACCGGCGCCACAGTTTCGATATTGGCGATGAATTGCTCGCCAACCTTGGCCAGCGCCTGCGCGGGCAGATGCGCATCACCGATACGGTGTCACGCTACGCTGGCAACCGTTTCGCCATGCTGCTCGAATGCTGCGACCACGCCAAACTGATCGCGGCCGCGGAGCGCATCGAGCGGATCATCGCCGAAAGCCCGTTCGCGACATCGGCGGGACGGCTTCCCTGCAAAATCCGCATGGGTGGCGTCGTCGCGCCGGTCGATGCGCGCAATGCCCAGGCGGTTTTCCAGAACGCCGAAGAAGCACTTTCGGTCGCCAAAACCCGCGTCGCCGAGCGCTTCGTCAAATATGAGCCGAGCCTGGCGCAAAACGACCAGCGGCGGCGCGCTCAATTCATGGCCGATACGATCGTCGAAGCCCTCAACGATCGTCGTATTACGATCGCCATGCAGCCGATCGTTTCCCGCGCCACCGGCGAGCCAGCGCTTTACGAAGCCCTGCTGCGGCTGCGGCTTGAAGGTGGCGAGGTTCTCTCGCCCGCCAATATCTTCCCGATCGCGGAAAAGAACGAACTGGTGCAGCTACTCGACCGGCGCGTCCTCGAATTGGCGCTGGTACGCATGAGCGCCGACCCGTCCCTGCATGTTTCCGTCAATATGTCGGGCAAGACTGTGCACGACATCCGATGGGTCGATGACGTTGCCGCTCTCCTGCGCCTGCACCCAGGGTGCGCTGAACGGCTGGTTGTCGAATTCACCGAAACCTGCGCCATCGAAGATATTGAAATGACCGCCCGGGTGATCGGCGCGATCAAGGCGCTCGGCGTGAAAGTCGCGATGGACGATTTCGGCGCCGGCCACACTTCATTCCGCAATCTGCGCCGTCTCGACATCGACATGCTCAAGATCGACGGCGCTTTCATCCAGAACCTCACCCGATCCGCCGACGATCGCTTCTTTGTACGCACCCTGATCGAACTTGCTCGTCACCTGTCCATTCCAGTCGTCGCCGAATGGGTCGAGGACAAGGACACGGCCGATCTCCTGAGCGAATGGCAGGTCGATTATTTCCAGGGTGATTATTTCGGCCGCGCCGAGGAACAGCCGGCCGGCAATGATGCCGGCGCGGCGAAAATATCGGCGGCCTGA
- the phbB gene encoding acetoacetyl-CoA reductase, with amino-acid sequence MARVAVVTGGTRGIGEAISKALKAAGYSVAASYAGNDEAAAKFKADTGIPVYKWDVSSYDACAAGLAQVEKDLGPIEILVNNAGITRDGFFHKMTPQQWSEVINTNLNSLFNMTRPTWEGMRNRKFGRVICISSINGQKGQAGQANYSAAKAGEIGFVKALAQEGARAGITVNAICPGYIGTEMVRKIDPAIIEKSILPHIPVGRLGEPEEIARCVVFLASDHSGFITGSTLTANGGQYLA; translated from the coding sequence ATGGCTCGGGTCGCAGTGGTTACGGGAGGGACGCGCGGTATTGGCGAGGCGATTTCCAAGGCGCTCAAGGCGGCCGGCTATTCGGTCGCAGCCAGTTACGCTGGTAATGATGAGGCTGCTGCCAAGTTCAAGGCCGACACCGGCATACCGGTCTATAAATGGGACGTTTCGAGCTACGACGCCTGCGCCGCTGGCTTGGCTCAAGTCGAGAAGGATCTCGGCCCCATCGAGATCCTCGTCAACAATGCCGGCATCACCCGTGACGGCTTCTTTCACAAGATGACCCCACAGCAGTGGAGCGAGGTCATCAACACCAACCTCAATTCGCTCTTCAACATGACCCGCCCGACCTGGGAGGGCATGCGCAACCGCAAGTTCGGCCGCGTCATCTGCATTTCCTCGATCAACGGCCAGAAGGGCCAGGCTGGCCAGGCCAATTATTCGGCGGCGAAGGCCGGCGAGATCGGCTTCGTCAAAGCATTGGCCCAGGAAGGCGCCCGGGCCGGCATCACGGTCAACGCCATTTGCCCCGGCTATATTGGCACCGAAATGGTTCGCAAGATCGACCCGGCCATCATTGAAAAGTCGATCCTGCCGCACATTCCGGTTGGCCGGCTCGGCGAACCCGAGGAAATCGCCCGTTGCGTGGTTTTCCTGGCCTCCGACCACTCCGGTTTCATCACCGGATCGACCCTGACGGCCAACGGCGGCCAGTATTTGGCCTAA
- a CDS encoding acetyl-CoA C-acetyltransferase: MASDIVVVGAARTAVGSFNGAFANTLAHELGATAITAALTRANVAAADVDEVIMGQILAAGEGQNPARQAAMKAGIPQEKTAWGLNQLCGSGLRAVALGMQQIANGDAKVIVAGGMESMSMAPHSAHLRSGTKMGDMKMLDTMLKDGLIDAFHGYHMGITAENVAAKWQISRDEQDKFALGSQNKAEAAQKAGRFKDEIAPFTVKTRKGDVVVDQDEYIRHGATLESLQKLKPAFNKDGTVTAGNASGINDGAAAVVLMSADEAKKRGLTPLARIASWATAGVDPAIMGSGPIPASRAALAKANWKVKDLELVEANEAFAAQALAVNKDMGWDPSIVNVNGGAIAIGHPIGASGARVFTTLLYEMQRRGVSKGLATLCIGGGMGVAMCVER; the protein is encoded by the coding sequence ATGGCCAGTGACATCGTTGTCGTAGGAGCGGCCCGCACCGCGGTCGGCTCCTTCAATGGGGCTTTTGCCAATACATTGGCGCATGAGCTGGGGGCGACCGCCATCACCGCAGCCCTCACCCGCGCCAATGTGGCGGCGGCGGACGTTGACGAAGTGATCATGGGCCAGATCCTGGCCGCTGGTGAAGGTCAGAACCCGGCCCGCCAGGCCGCCATGAAGGCTGGCATTCCGCAGGAAAAGACCGCCTGGGGCCTCAACCAGCTCTGCGGTTCGGGCCTGCGCGCCGTCGCCCTCGGCATGCAACAGATCGCCAATGGCGACGCCAAGGTGATCGTCGCCGGCGGTATGGAATCCATGTCGATGGCGCCGCACAGCGCCCATCTGCGTTCCGGCACCAAGATGGGCGACATGAAAATGCTCGACACCATGTTGAAGGACGGCCTGATCGACGCCTTCCACGGCTACCACATGGGCATCACCGCTGAGAACGTCGCCGCCAAGTGGCAGATCAGCCGCGACGAGCAGGACAAGTTCGCGCTGGGGTCCCAGAACAAGGCGGAAGCCGCCCAGAAGGCCGGCCGCTTCAAGGATGAAATCGCTCCCTTCACCGTCAAGACCCGCAAGGGCGACGTGGTGGTCGATCAGGACGAATATATCCGCCACGGCGCCACCCTCGAGTCGCTGCAAAAGCTGAAGCCCGCCTTCAATAAGGACGGCACGGTGACCGCGGGCAATGCCTCTGGCATCAACGACGGCGCTGCCGCCGTCGTGTTGATGAGCGCTGATGAAGCCAAGAAGCGCGGCCTCACCCCACTGGCGCGCATCGCCTCTTGGGCCACCGCAGGCGTCGATCCGGCCATCATGGGCTCGGGGCCGATCCCGGCCTCGCGCGCAGCCCTCGCCAAGGCCAATTGGAAGGTCAAGGATCTCGAACTGGTCGAAGCCAACGAGGCCTTCGCCGCCCAGGCTCTGGCCGTCAACAAGGACATGGGCTGGGATCCCTCGATCGTGAACGTCAACGGTGGCGCCATCGCCATCGGCCATCCGATCGGCGCCTCCGGCGCGCGCGTCTTCACCACCCTGCTCTATGAAATGCAGCGCCGGGGCGTTTCCAAAGGCCTGGCCACGCTCTGCATCGGCGGCGGCATGGGTGTTGCCATGTGCGTCGAACGCTGA
- a CDS encoding ABC transporter substrate-binding protein, giving the protein MSTIFRRFSLVLLVAALGAAPLRAQAQTQAPATEIRVAMLAPSALLWLHAIAKDQGFYAERKIAVKELIAGSSPTLLQAVSSGSVEAGMSLGDVVIRAIDQGAPVIITGAILEKTVLRLVGGTGVSTIKELGGATVTAGAVEGGTANMLRFQLQRGGVDPRSVKMVGLTNSRDRVVALGNGQVKGALLIAPFDTMAEREKMPILDVYKEPYVQTPLIVNRTWADKNRDAAIGLTKALQKAAVWIYEPANKQKAIEILASFTNVPADICAESYAFIVDQQQAIGRNLEVSAASLENIIKIDQAIGANPASSKPFDLSRYYDPSFLAAK; this is encoded by the coding sequence ATGAGCACGATTTTCCGGCGTTTCTCTTTGGTCTTGTTGGTGGCCGCCCTCGGCGCTGCGCCCCTGCGCGCCCAGGCACAGACGCAAGCCCCAGCAACTGAAATCCGTGTCGCCATGCTGGCGCCGAGCGCGCTGCTCTGGCTGCACGCCATCGCCAAGGATCAAGGCTTTTACGCCGAACGTAAGATCGCCGTGAAAGAACTCATCGCCGGATCGAGCCCGACCCTGCTGCAAGCTGTTTCGTCGGGCAGCGTCGAAGCCGGCATGTCGCTGGGCGACGTCGTGATTCGCGCCATCGATCAGGGCGCACCGGTGATCATCACCGGCGCCATTCTGGAGAAGACCGTTCTGCGTCTTGTCGGCGGCACGGGCGTCTCGACAATCAAAGAGCTCGGTGGCGCCACGGTCACCGCCGGCGCTGTCGAAGGCGGCACCGCCAATATGCTGCGCTTCCAGCTGCAACGCGGCGGCGTCGATCCGCGTAGCGTAAAAATGGTGGGGCTGACCAATTCCAGGGATCGCGTCGTTGCTCTCGGCAACGGCCAGGTGAAGGGCGCTCTGCTGATCGCACCGTTCGACACGATGGCGGAACGCGAAAAGATGCCCATTCTCGACGTCTATAAAGAGCCCTATGTGCAGACGCCGCTGATCGTCAATCGCACCTGGGCGGACAAGAATCGCGACGCCGCCATCGGACTGACGAAGGCGCTGCAGAAAGCCGCGGTGTGGATCTACGAGCCCGCCAATAAGCAAAAGGCGATCGAGATTCTCGCCAGCTTCACCAATGTGCCCGCCGACATCTGCGCTGAATCCTACGCCTTCATCGTCGATCAGCAGCAGGCCATCGGACGCAACCTCGAAGTCTCGGCGGCGAGCCTTGAGAACATCATCAAGATCGATCAGGCGATCGGCGCCAATCCAGCTTCATCAAAGCCGTTCGATCTGTCCCGCTACTACGACCCCAGTTTTCTGGCGGCCAAGTAG
- a CDS encoding IclR family transcriptional regulator C-terminal domain-containing protein, with the protein MTPANRVLAILQLFENGQPVWTVEELSREIDASTSTTYRHVRELVQSGFLDPVSGAGYALGPAFIRYDRILRQNDELIRIAAPIMENLLAQTSQKAMVILCRRFKDCVMCVFEVHGSEPHPSASYERGVAMPMFLGATSKVILANLPDRALKAVYLSNEQTIHRLLHVDSWQQFKDEIRSIKHAGYAMTDSEVAVGRIGLAAPISRDQQVVAGISLVAVPNTTEREQLADYVVHVVEAARLISAELSQASIVAR; encoded by the coding sequence ATGACCCCAGCCAATCGTGTCCTTGCCATTTTGCAGCTGTTCGAGAACGGCCAGCCTGTCTGGACGGTGGAAGAACTCAGTCGTGAAATCGACGCCTCCACCAGCACGACCTATCGCCATGTTCGCGAACTGGTGCAGTCGGGCTTTCTCGATCCGGTGTCGGGTGCCGGTTATGCGCTGGGGCCGGCTTTCATCCGCTACGACAGGATTTTGCGCCAGAACGACGAGTTGATCCGGATCGCCGCGCCGATCATGGAAAACCTCCTCGCGCAAACCAGTCAGAAGGCGATGGTGATCCTGTGCCGCCGCTTCAAGGATTGCGTCATGTGCGTGTTCGAAGTGCACGGCAGCGAGCCGCATCCATCGGCGAGCTACGAGCGCGGCGTGGCCATGCCGATGTTTCTTGGTGCGACGTCAAAAGTGATTCTGGCCAATTTGCCGGATCGCGCATTGAAAGCCGTCTATCTCAGCAACGAGCAGACGATTCACCGTCTGCTGCATGTCGACAGCTGGCAGCAGTTCAAGGACGAGATTCGCAGCATCAAACATGCGGGCTATGCGATGACCGATTCGGAAGTCGCGGTGGGGCGGATCGGTCTGGCGGCGCCGATCTCGCGCGATCAGCAGGTCGTTGCCGGCATCAGTCTTGTCGCCGTTCCGAATACGACCGAGCGTGAGCAACTGGCGGATTATGTGGTCCACGTGGTCGAAGCAGCCAGGCTGATTTCGGCTGAACTCTCGCAGGCGAGTATCGTGGCGCGTTAG
- the phaR gene encoding polyhydroxyalkanoate synthesis repressor PhaR: protein MTDEKQPIKIKKYANRRLYNTGTSTYVTLEDLAKMVKEGDDFAVYDAKTGEDITRPVLTQIIFEQEGKDGQNLLPTNFLRQLIRFYGDSMQLLVPRYLEFSFGRFVEDQQKMRESVRNSIGAGQGTQIFDAMEEQTRKNLAMFSQALGMFNPFGLNPAANAAANAAAKAATSEPAPAAPESAKSQSDLDTLKKQIEEMQKRLEAIDKR, encoded by the coding sequence ATGACCGACGAGAAGCAGCCAATTAAGATCAAGAAATACGCCAATAGACGCCTCTATAATACGGGCACGAGCACCTATGTGACGTTGGAAGACCTCGCCAAAATGGTGAAGGAGGGGGACGACTTCGCGGTCTACGATGCCAAGACCGGGGAAGACATCACCCGGCCGGTTCTGACGCAGATCATTTTCGAGCAGGAGGGAAAGGACGGGCAGAATCTGCTTCCGACGAACTTCCTGCGCCAACTGATCCGCTTCTATGGCGACAGCATGCAATTGCTGGTGCCGCGCTATCTCGAATTCTCCTTCGGCCGTTTTGTCGAAGACCAGCAGAAGATGCGCGAGAGCGTCCGCAACTCAATCGGTGCCGGCCAGGGCACTCAGATTTTTGATGCGATGGAAGAACAGACCCGCAAGAACCTGGCGATGTTTTCGCAGGCGCTTGGCATGTTCAATCCCTTCGGTCTCAACCCGGCGGCCAACGCCGCTGCCAATGCCGCGGCTAAGGCCGCGACGTCGGAACCGGCGCCTGCAGCGCCTGAAAGCGCAAAGAGTCAGTCCGATCTCGATACGCTGAAAAAACAGATCGAGGAAATGCAGAAGCGGCTCGAAGCTATCGATAAGCGATAG
- the rplS gene encoding 50S ribosomal protein L19, which produces MNIIQQLDAEQMQRLSEIRKIPDFQPGDTVVVNVKVKEGERSRVQAYEGVCIARAGAGINESFTVRKISYGEGVERVFPIFSPIIDSLTVVRRGKVRRAKLYYLRDRRGKSARIAERIDNSPKAKAAKAAKAAPKAAASK; this is translated from the coding sequence ATGAATATCATCCAGCAGCTCGACGCCGAGCAGATGCAGCGTCTGAGCGAAATCCGCAAGATTCCCGACTTCCAGCCGGGCGACACCGTCGTGGTGAACGTCAAGGTGAAGGAAGGTGAGCGCAGCCGCGTTCAGGCCTACGAAGGCGTGTGCATTGCCCGCGCCGGCGCCGGCATCAATGAGAGCTTCACCGTTCGCAAGATCTCTTACGGCGAAGGCGTCGAGCGCGTTTTCCCGATCTTTTCGCCGATCATCGATTCGCTGACCGTCGTCCGTCGCGGCAAGGTGCGTCGCGCCAAGCTTTATTACCTGCGCGATCGTCGCGGCAAATCGGCTCGTATCGCCGAGCGCATCGACAATTCGCCGAAGGCTAAGGCCGCGAAGGCTGCCAAGGCAGCCCCAAAGGCCGCCGCCAGCAAGTAA
- a CDS encoding methyltransferase domain-containing protein, protein MSLDAVDLRSFYASPLGSVATRFIRQFVRARWETCTGYSVLGIGYATPYLDVFLNEAVRVLAFMPAEQGVIHWPGHGISSAALVDVTMLPLPDASIDRVLVVHALETSDLPYDLLNEVWRVLTPGGRMIAVVPNRSGMWARVDSTPFGYGQPYSRSQLRELLKEAQFSPVNWSEALYVPPFARPYLLRSALAFEKVGGKLALPGAGVHLVEATKQLYSPVMVRRGLRRKAPQLRPALAPARTRDD, encoded by the coding sequence ATGTCGCTTGATGCCGTCGATCTCCGCAGTTTTTACGCCTCGCCGCTGGGAAGCGTCGCGACGCGTTTTATCCGCCAGTTCGTGCGGGCGCGCTGGGAAACCTGCACGGGCTATTCGGTGCTCGGCATCGGTTATGCGACGCCTTATCTCGATGTCTTCCTCAACGAGGCCGTCCGCGTCCTGGCTTTCATGCCAGCGGAACAGGGCGTGATTCATTGGCCAGGACATGGAATATCATCGGCGGCACTCGTCGATGTCACCATGTTGCCGCTGCCGGATGCGAGCATCGATCGCGTGCTGGTGGTGCATGCGCTGGAGACCAGCGATCTGCCCTATGACCTTCTCAACGAAGTGTGGCGTGTGCTGACACCAGGCGGCCGGATGATCGCGGTGGTGCCCAATCGCAGCGGCATGTGGGCGCGGGTCGATTCAACACCGTTCGGTTACGGCCAGCCTTATTCGCGCAGTCAATTGCGCGAACTGTTGAAGGAGGCGCAATTCTCGCCGGTCAATTGGTCGGAAGCGCTTTATGTGCCGCCCTTCGCACGGCCCTATCTTCTGCGTTCGGCGCTGGCCTTTGAGAAGGTGGGCGGCAAGCTGGCGCTGCCGGGCGCCGGCGTTCATCTGGTCGAGGCGACGAAGCAGCTTTATAGCCCCGTGATGGTTCGCCGCGGCCTGCGGCGCAAGGCGCCGCAGTTGCGGCCGGCGCTGGCGCCGGCGCGCACGCGTGACGATTAA
- a CDS encoding VOC family protein gives MSSRPPVAPYLTVSPAAAAIAFYTQVFGATQKAFMPALDGLRIMHCELLINGGSVMVADAFPEFGKARTPIPGEPATMSVSLEFATGQEVDTTVERAAKFGATTEAGPMNTFWGTRLAVVRDPFGHRWVLNGPTT, from the coding sequence GTGTCCAGCCGTCCTCCGGTCGCGCCTTATCTGACGGTTTCTCCGGCGGCGGCGGCCATTGCTTTTTACACGCAGGTCTTCGGCGCGACGCAAAAGGCTTTCATGCCGGCGTTGGACGGGCTGCGCATCATGCATTGCGAGCTGTTGATCAACGGTGGCTCGGTGATGGTGGCCGATGCCTTTCCTGAATTCGGCAAAGCCCGCACGCCCATTCCAGGCGAGCCAGCGACCATGTCGGTCAGCCTTGAGTTTGCGACCGGGCAGGAGGTCGACACGACGGTGGAGCGGGCGGCGAAATTCGGCGCCACCACGGAGGCGGGGCCGATGAATACGTTCTGGGGGACGCGCCTGGCCGTGGTGCGCGATCCCTTCGGCCACCGCTGGGTCTTGAACGGGCCAACCACTTAG
- a CDS encoding GTP-binding protein, translating into MADDRIPVTLLTGFLGSGKTTLLNAWLRSPELADAAVIVNEFGEVGIDHALIASSNDNTIELSTGCLCCTVRGDLVNTLRELIVRREKGEVRAFNRVVIETTGLADPAPVIQALMTFPVARRFRLRQVVTTVDAVNGAGTLANHPESIKQVAVADELILTKVDVGTTDEDSIVAELRKLNRGAQIHRSSLERISMPNDLEAVDIYDPATKGSDVARWLNAEAHAGHDDHGHDTHGHDHHGDHHHHDVTRHSADISSFVFEFDTPLHWEHVANWIDALVMAHGQDLLRVKGIVDVVGRDRPIVIQAVQSLMHPPFELAAWPQGPQTSRIVFITRKLSRAYVGEVLDTLRQRAPDHSHNAAA; encoded by the coding sequence ATGGCGGATGATCGCATCCCCGTCACATTGCTGACCGGCTTCCTCGGCAGCGGTAAGACGACGCTTCTCAATGCGTGGTTGCGCTCGCCCGAGCTGGCCGATGCCGCGGTCATCGTCAACGAGTTCGGCGAAGTTGGAATCGATCATGCGTTGATCGCTTCCAGCAACGACAATACGATCGAACTCTCCACCGGTTGCCTCTGCTGCACCGTGCGCGGCGATCTCGTCAACACGTTGCGCGAACTGATCGTGCGTCGTGAGAAAGGCGAGGTCCGCGCTTTCAACCGTGTCGTGATCGAAACCACCGGCCTGGCTGACCCAGCGCCGGTGATTCAAGCCCTGATGACCTTTCCGGTGGCCCGGCGCTTCCGGCTGCGCCAGGTCGTTACCACCGTCGATGCGGTGAACGGCGCGGGGACGCTCGCCAACCATCCAGAATCCATCAAGCAGGTCGCCGTCGCCGACGAGCTTATTCTGACCAAGGTCGATGTCGGGACGACGGACGAAGACAGCATCGTCGCGGAGCTGCGTAAGCTCAATCGCGGCGCACAGATTCACCGTTCCTCGCTTGAGCGCATCTCGATGCCGAATGATCTGGAAGCGGTCGATATCTACGATCCCGCCACCAAAGGATCCGATGTCGCCCGCTGGCTCAACGCCGAAGCGCATGCGGGCCATGACGATCATGGACATGACACGCACGGGCATGATCACCACGGCGATCATCACCATCACGATGTCACACGTCACAGCGCCGATATCTCCTCCTTCGTCTTCGAGTTCGACACCCCGCTCCATTGGGAACATGTCGCCAATTGGATCGACGCGCTCGTCATGGCCCATGGCCAAGACCTTCTGCGCGTCAAAGGCATTGTCGATGTCGTCGGGCGTGATCGCCCGATCGTCATCCAGGCGGTTCAAAGCCTGATGCATCCACCCTTCGAGCTCGCGGCCTGGCCCCAAGGGCCACAGACCTCACGCATCGTCTTCATCACCCGAAAATTGTCGCGCGCCTATGTCGGCGAAGTGCTCGACACGCTCCGGCAAAGAGCCCCGGACCATAGCCACAACGCCGCCGCTTGA